Genomic DNA from Methanofollis sp. W23:
CAGCATGGGCGCTTCTCTCGGCCTGCACCCTCTGCCCGCGCCAGTGCCGGGTCGACCGTCTCCATGGGGAGCGGGGATATTGCCGGAGCGGAGCGGCGCCGAAGGTCTCGAGTTTCGGGCCGCATTACGGGGAAGAGCCCGAACTTGTTGGGCGGCATGGGTCAGGGACGATCTTTTTTTCCAACTGCACGATGTGCTGTGAGTTCTGCCAAAATTATTCCATCAGCCAGGAGGGCGCCGGGCAGGAGGTCTCGTGCGACGACCTTGCCATGATGATGCTTGCCCTCCAGCGCCAGGGGTGCCACAACATCAACTTCGTGACGCCGACCCACTACCTCCCCCAGATCCTCAGGGCTCTCGTGACCGCTGCGGAGAGGGGGCTCTCCATCCCGCTCGTCTACAACACCGGCGGCTACGACTGCGTCGAGAGTCTCAGGCTCCTCGACGGGGTCTTTGATATTTACATGCCTGACGCCAAGTACGGTGACGACGAGACCGCACGCCGTCTCTCCCACGCCCCGCACTACACCCGCTACATGAAGCCCGCACTCATTGAGATGCAGCGCCAGGTCGGCGACCTCGTCGTCGACGACGAGGGGATCGCAGTGCGGGGCCTCATCATCCGCCACCTCGTCCTCCCTGACGGCCTGGCCAGGAGTCGCGAGGTCTTTCGCTTCATCGCCGAAGAGGTCTCGCAGGATGCGTATGTGAATGTCATGGCCCAGTATCGCCCGATGTGGCATGCCGCCGCGGGGACGGCGCCGTGCCAGGAGAGCCTGGGGCGTCCGTTGAGGGTGGAGGAGTACGAGGAGGCGGTGGCAGAAGCGCAGCGGGCTGGGTTGTATCGGGGGTTTTGATTGGAGGGGAGGGAATCGTTTAGAAGGGCCGCCGCGACAGAGGCTCAGGATGTTCACCTGATCCCATTTCTCAGGTACAGTGTACTCCCTTCTTCAACCGGGGGGCTGGCCGCCCCCCGCACCCCCGCGTCAGGATAGGCGGGGGGACGGCAACAAACTCTTCACGAACTCTTATTCCCTTCACATTCTTCTCCCTCCGGCCCAGAAGGAGATAGAGATGTTTCAACGGGGGCTGTTTCTATGTATTCTTTGAAGGCTGCAACAATCGTTGTTGGTTTTAATTTTATTCCATAATCTGCCTGGGTACCATGCAACTCGGTATTCTTTTTAAACCAATCAATGAAATCTGGATCATTCATGAAATCATTAATTTTTTCAAGTTCTTTTTCACTCAAATTAAATGTTTTAACTGCTTAATGAAGTTCCTTCAGTCTTCTATCCATCCAACTTTGAATCTGAACCCATTCAAAGAATCTTTTGCGCGATGTAGTATCTGGAGCGAGGTCGTGACATTCCTTACACATTAAAAATAAATTTGAGGGATGGTTGCCACCAATCTTCTTCGGGACAATGTGACACCTTTGAAGGGGTGTGACTTTATTCCAATTTTCACGAATCTCTTCCCATGATGCATCAGGATTTTTTGGCTCTGTAGAAAACATCCTCTTTTCATCACCACACCCCCCTGTGAACTGAATCCATCGCCTTCCCTCATGCTCACGCCGGGGGCTAGCACCCCGGACCCCCGGGATTGCGATAGGGTCGGGAAGGCGGAGAGATGACCATAGAGAGAGGGTTGCAATCCACCCCCTATCGTGAATGCGGGGGGTTCGGGGGGCGGCCAGCCCCCCGGCGAAGAGAACCATCAAGATGATTTCTACAAAGCCGATTTTTTATATCATATTTTCCATTCCATGTATTTCCACACGCCCAACAACTTGGTTCTCCCCAATCGATACCGTTTGAATATAACCAATCTTTCCAATAGTCAAAGATTTCAGCCTTACTAGGTGTCCGCTCAGATCCATCTTGAGATATCATTGTAATGCTTCCATATAACAATAAAATTCAGCCAAGATTATCAAATTATATCCTATTATTTTATTTCCCAAATATTCACTGGGCCGGGAATAGATGCCCTCAACAGATACAAAAATAGTGACCCCTCCCCTACTTCGTCCCACCCGCCTCAAGGCGGCCTCATCCTTTTCGGGAAGGATTTACTCACTACCATCTCATAGTTGTATATGAGATATATATTTGTCGAACAATTTCTATGCTTGAAAAAGGTTCAGCGTTACCCGGTATCATCGGATCCTCTCTTTTATCGGCCCTGAAGATATCCAGTTATTGGCTTTGTTGAAACCCTCTTCGGGCGTGCAAATCGAGGATTGACCACACCCTTGCCCCTGCGTCCAGGGGTCCGGGGGCAGAGCCCCTGGCGCGTATGGTCTGGGAAGGCGTGATGATCAGACCGCCCGCCCCACCAGAAGGATTCTCACCTGTTGTCTCGCGCCGTGGGGTTGCACCCCCCGGACCCTCCTACGACGAGGATATCCAGGGGGCGGCACCTGAGTGGTCTCCTCCTGTACCCGCCCTATCAACCACGCAGAGGGAGGGGCGTGGTCAGCCCCCATCCCCCCAGACACCATCTTTATCTCAGCGCGCGAGAATGCTGCCCTCACTATGAGCACGACCGGACTCCTTGAGACGATCATCAGGCATGTCTGCACCTGCGTCGACGACCTCGGCCTGGACGCCGAGACCGAGGCCGCCCTCACGATGCCGATGCGTGAACTCCATGTCTCCATCCCGGTCAGGATGGACACAGGAAAGATCAGGGTCTTCGAGGGGTTCAGGGTCCAGTTCAATGACGCACGCGGCCCCACGAAGGGCGGAATCCGCTTCCACCCCGACGAGAGCCTGGAGTCGATCCGGGGGCTTGCGGCGATCATGACCTGGAAGTGCGCCCTCCTCGGCCTCCCGCTCGGCGGGGCGAAGGGCGGTGTGGTCTGCAACCCAAAAGCACTCTCGGAGGCCGAACTCGAACGGTTGAGCCGGGCTTATATCAGGGCGGTCTCACGGTTCATCGGGCCAGACGAGGACATCCCCGCCCCTGACGTCTACACCAACGCCCGGGTGATGGCCTGGATGATGGACGAGTACTCCAGGATCGCCGGGAAAAACGCCTTCGGGGCGATCACCGGCAAACCCCTCGCGGTCTGGGGTTCGGAAGGCCGGGTCGACGCCACGGCCAGGGGCGGGTGGTATGTCGTGGAAGAGGCGGCAAAGGACGCCGGGATCGATCTTGCCAGGGCGACGGTGGCGGTCCAGGGCTTCGGGAACGTGGGGAGCCATGCCGCCCGCCTCGCCTCGGTCCTCACCGGGGCAAAGGTGGTGGCGGTGAGCGACAGTCAGGGCGGGGTGATGAACAGGGATGGGCTCGACATCAACCGCCTTGCCGAACACAAACACGCCACCGGAGGGGTCGCCGGGTTTCCGGGTGGGAGAGAGGTGAGCGGCCGCGACCTCCTCGCCTTCGACGTCGACCTCCTCATCCCCGCGGCCCTTGAGAACGCGATCACCGAGGAGAATGCCGGCAAGGTGCGGGCCGGGATCGTCGCCGAGTTTGCGAACGGCCCGGTGGCCGAGGGGGCCGAGAGCGCCCTCGAAGAGCACGGGGTGCTCCTCCTCCCTGACATCCTCTGCAATGGCGGCGGGGTGGTCGTCTCGTACTTCGAGATGGTCCAGAACGCTACCCTCGACCACTGGGACGAGGCCGAGGTCGACCGGCGACTGCGCAGGCAGATGAAGGACGCCTATCATGCGGTCCACGAGAAGGCCCTCATCACCGGCACCTCGCTCAGGCGGGCGGCCTACGCCATCGCGGTGAGCAACACCCTGGAGGCGATGCAGACACGGGGGTGGGTCTGAATGGACCCCGGGATCGTCGTCGTCCTTTGCACCGCCCCCTCGGGGGACGCTGAGGCGATCGCCGAACTGGTCGTCGAGAAACGGCTGGCCGCCTGCGTGAACCTCTTCGGGGTGGGGTCGGTCTTCTGGTGGGAGGGGGAGGTCGCCCGCGAGCGTGAGGAACTCATGGTCATCAAGACAAGACGCGATCTTCTCCCCGCCCTCACCGCCGCCCTGAAGGGGGCGCACCCCTACGATGTCCCAGAGATCATCGCCCTCCCGATTATCGACGGCGACGCCGACTACCTGGCCTGGGTCGCCGGCGAGACGCGGAGAGAGGAGAGGTCAGGGGAGCGGCATCCTCCCGAGTGCCCGTAGGGTCGCAAGGTAGCGCCGCCGCCGCTCCACATAGGCCCCCGCTTCCTTGCCAAAGG
This window encodes:
- a CDS encoding Glu/Leu/Phe/Val dehydrogenase, producing the protein MSTTGLLETIIRHVCTCVDDLGLDAETEAALTMPMRELHVSIPVRMDTGKIRVFEGFRVQFNDARGPTKGGIRFHPDESLESIRGLAAIMTWKCALLGLPLGGAKGGVVCNPKALSEAELERLSRAYIRAVSRFIGPDEDIPAPDVYTNARVMAWMMDEYSRIAGKNAFGAITGKPLAVWGSEGRVDATARGGWYVVEEAAKDAGIDLARATVAVQGFGNVGSHAARLASVLTGAKVVAVSDSQGGVMNRDGLDINRLAEHKHATGGVAGFPGGREVSGRDLLAFDVDLLIPAALENAITEENAGKVRAGIVAEFANGPVAEGAESALEEHGVLLLPDILCNGGGVVVSYFEMVQNATLDHWDEAEVDRRLRRQMKDAYHAVHEKALITGTSLRRAAYAIAVSNTLEAMQTRGWV
- a CDS encoding radical SAM protein, which codes for MKEREASYLSFLRSGELARRADAAWALLSACTLCPRQCRVDRLHGERGYCRSGAAPKVSSFGPHYGEEPELVGRHGSGTIFFSNCTMCCEFCQNYSISQEGAGQEVSCDDLAMMMLALQRQGCHNINFVTPTHYLPQILRALVTAAERGLSIPLVYNTGGYDCVESLRLLDGVFDIYMPDAKYGDDETARRLSHAPHYTRYMKPALIEMQRQVGDLVVDDEGIAVRGLIIRHLVLPDGLARSREVFRFIAEEVSQDAYVNVMAQYRPMWHAAAGTAPCQESLGRPLRVEEYEEAVAEAQRAGLYRGF
- the cutA gene encoding divalent-cation tolerance protein CutA; translated protein: MDPGIVVVLCTAPSGDAEAIAELVVEKRLAACVNLFGVGSVFWWEGEVAREREELMVIKTRRDLLPALTAALKGAHPYDVPEIIALPIIDGDADYLAWVAGETRREERSGERHPPECP